One Ardenticatenales bacterium DNA segment encodes these proteins:
- a CDS encoding ABC transporter permease — protein MSDTKPSTNSQLRTLLRRLWRGLQIPIVAIITSLILAAIAIILTAQTPAIGWEKVLRGYWGIVDGALLRGSGRTNTLVAMTPLILTGLAVAIPFRAGLFNIGAEGQFMMGALAGTLTGIYLDLPPVLLAIVVLVAGFVGGALWGFIPGFLRARLGSHEVINTIMLNFIAIAFVNFAVRGPFKDPNPSTVQTLPIHKAAELPRLFGSRLHLGFFVAVLLAVAAYYFLFKTTWGFALRTTGLNKDAAQYAGILPWKQYILSMVIGGGLAGVAGIIEVQGITHVLPEGFAAGYGFDAIAVSLLAVNNPLAIIPAAFVFGALRIGGDFLQIRAGLSVHIVSIFNALILLFVAAPAIVRSVFRLKGDDGERTQATLSRGWGG, from the coding sequence ATGAGCGACACCAAGCCATCAACCAACAGCCAATTAAGAACCTTGCTTCGCCGCCTGTGGCGCGGGCTGCAAATTCCCATCGTGGCGATTATTACCTCTCTCATCCTGGCGGCCATCGCCATCATTCTCACCGCGCAGACGCCGGCGATTGGCTGGGAGAAGGTACTGCGCGGCTACTGGGGGATTGTGGATGGGGCGCTGCTACGCGGCAGCGGGCGCACCAACACGCTGGTCGCCATGACGCCCCTCATCTTGACGGGGCTGGCCGTGGCGATCCCTTTCCGCGCCGGCCTTTTTAACATTGGCGCGGAAGGCCAGTTCATGATGGGCGCGCTGGCCGGCACGCTAACCGGCATCTATCTGGATTTGCCCCCTGTGCTGCTGGCGATTGTGGTGTTGGTGGCGGGTTTCGTCGGGGGTGCGCTGTGGGGCTTCATTCCCGGATTCTTGCGGGCGCGGCTGGGGTCGCATGAGGTGATCAACACGATCATGCTCAATTTTATCGCCATTGCTTTTGTCAATTTTGCCGTGCGCGGCCCATTTAAGGACCCGAACCCGTCCACGGTGCAGACGCTGCCCATCCACAAGGCGGCGGAACTGCCGCGCTTGTTTGGCAGCCGCCTGCATCTGGGCTTTTTCGTGGCAGTGCTGCTGGCGGTGGCGGCGTATTATTTTCTGTTTAAGACGACGTGGGGGTTTGCGCTGCGCACGACGGGGTTGAATAAGGATGCGGCGCAATATGCCGGCATTCTTCCCTGGAAACAGTACATTCTCAGCATGGTCATCGGCGGCGGGTTGGCGGGTGTTGCCGGCATCATCGAAGTTCAGGGCATCACCCACGTCCTCCCCGAAGGCTTCGCCGCCGGCTACGGCTTCGACGCCATCGCCGTCAGCCTGCTGGCCGTCAACAACCCTCTGGCCATCATCCCCGCCGCCTTTGTCTTTGGCGCCCTCCGTATTGGCGGCGACTTCCTACAAATTCGCGCCGGACTCTCCGTCCACATCGTTTCCATCTTTAACGCCCTCATTTTGCTTTTTGTCGCCGCGCCCGCCATCGTGCGCTCCGTCTTCCGCCTCAAAGGAGACGACGGCGAGCGCACCCAGGCCACGCTCTCACGCGGGTGGGGAGGTTGA
- a CDS encoding ABC transporter permease: MDTITTVLQLALATATPIALGSYAGLFSERSGVVNIAIEGMMLMAAMMASFVSAYTQSLALGVVAGLLTGALMAGLHALVSIKYKTDQIISGTVINFLAAGVTGHLYQAYLVPPRWPGSAGTFPALPIPVLSKIPFIGPILFDHQPIVYLMLILTFVIHYVLWYTPWGLRMRAVGEHPRAADTLGINVYFTRYANVMIGGLFAGLAGIWLTLEWVGSFNINMTNGRGFIALAALIFGRWTPFGAFGAALLFGLANAVQIRTQTAFPQVPAEFLQMLPYVLTILVATVRRPIPPAAVGVPYEKA; this comes from the coding sequence ATGGACACTATCACAACCGTCTTGCAACTGGCCCTGGCTACGGCCACCCCCATCGCGCTTGGCTCCTATGCCGGCCTCTTCAGCGAACGCTCCGGCGTCGTGAACATCGCCATCGAAGGCATGATGCTCATGGCGGCCATGATGGCCTCCTTTGTCTCCGCCTACACGCAGAGCCTGGCGTTGGGCGTGGTTGCCGGGCTGCTCACCGGTGCGTTGATGGCCGGTTTGCACGCGCTCGTCTCCATCAAGTACAAAACAGACCAGATCATCAGCGGTACGGTGATCAATTTCCTGGCGGCGGGGGTGACGGGACACCTGTATCAGGCCTATCTGGTTCCGCCGCGCTGGCCGGGAAGTGCCGGCACTTTCCCTGCTCTGCCCATCCCCGTTCTCTCCAAAATCCCCTTCATTGGTCCCATCCTGTTTGATCATCAGCCCATCGTCTACCTGATGCTCATCCTCACCTTCGTCATCCACTACGTGCTGTGGTACACCCCCTGGGGGCTGCGGATGCGTGCCGTGGGCGAACACCCGCGCGCGGCGGATACGCTGGGCATCAACGTGTATTTTACGCGCTATGCCAATGTGATGATCGGCGGGTTGTTTGCGGGACTTGCCGGCATCTGGCTGACGCTGGAGTGGGTCGGTTCTTTTAACATTAACATGACCAATGGGCGTGGCTTCATCGCCCTGGCCGCCCTGATCTTTGGCCGTTGGACACCATTTGGCGCGTTTGGCGCGGCGCTCCTCTTCGGTCTGGCCAATGCCGTCCAGATTCGCACGCAGACGGCGTTCCCGCAAGTGCCGGCGGAATTCCTGCAAATGCTGCCTTACGTCCTCACCATCCTGGTGGCTACCGTGCGCCGCCCCATTCCGCCCGCCGCCGTTGGCGTGCCCTACGAAAAGGCGTAA
- a CDS encoding carboxymuconolactone decarboxylase family protein, whose protein sequence is MPRIKVIPLAEARGFLLKEYQAALQRAGRIWNIVSIMSQNPRVMKASMDFYSALMFGSSPLSRSQREMLAVVVSAANQCRY, encoded by the coding sequence ATGCCCCGCATCAAAGTCATCCCCCTGGCGGAAGCCCGCGGATTCCTGCTCAAAGAGTACCAGGCGGCGCTGCAACGCGCGGGCCGCATCTGGAACATCGTCAGCATCATGAGCCAGAACCCGCGCGTTATGAAGGCCTCCATGGACTTCTACAGCGCCCTCATGTTTGGCTCCTCCCCCCTCAGCCGCAGCCAACGGGAAATGTTGGCGGTGGTTGTTTCCGCCGCCAACCAATGCCGCTACTGA
- a CDS encoding peroxidase, whose translation MGNDWGLTDDAEADHVVHLIASDWRQAPLSAADHALCAYAEKLTRAPHAMTDADIQALRRHAFDDRAIHDATQVISYFNYINRIADSLGVEPETFVRPWEQPLE comes from the coding sequence GTGGGCAATGATTGGGGGCTGACCGATGACGCGGAAGCGGATCACGTCGTACATCTGATTGCCTCTGACTGGCGGCAGGCTCCTCTCTCCGCCGCTGACCACGCCCTCTGCGCCTACGCGGAAAAGCTCACCCGCGCTCCCCATGCCATGACCGATGCGGATATCCAGGCGCTGCGCCGGCACGCCTTTGACGACCGCGCCATCCACGACGCTACGCAGGTCATCAGCTACTTCAACTACATCAACCGCATCGCTGACAGCCTGGGCGTGGAGCCGGAGACGTTCGTCCGTCCCTGGGAGCAGCCTTTGGAATAG
- a CDS encoding Rpn family recombination-promoting nuclease/putative transposase gives MSVQNPHDHFFRESFGRSQVARNFLQQYLPAELRSLLDLSHLELQEGSFIDETMRDHQSDLLYQTRLVGEEDVAYVYLLFEHKSYPDPLVALQMLRYMVRIWERQEKEKEPLSAIIPLVLYHGERAWTASTEFLALLDAPEALWPYLPSFRYHLTDLSFLSDETIRGDLWLRVILATLRAVFDPRLSGQLSTLMELVFQLARQEKGLEFIHTILYYLSTATEKVSREALQQAVARQGKEGERTMTTIAQQIRQEGLQEGLQEGLQEGLQEGLRQGSQHNLINVLDARFGHVPPAISQRIEQITDIPTLQQLLRQAATLDSLEAFAELLPAE, from the coding sequence ATGAGCGTTCAAAACCCACACGACCACTTCTTCCGCGAATCCTTTGGCCGCAGCCAGGTTGCGCGCAACTTCTTGCAGCAATACCTGCCGGCAGAACTGCGTTCCCTGCTTGACCTGAGCCACCTTGAATTGCAGGAAGGCTCTTTCATTGACGAGACAATGCGCGACCATCAGTCCGACCTGCTCTACCAGACACGGCTGGTCGGCGAGGAGGATGTGGCCTACGTTTACCTTCTCTTTGAGCACAAAAGCTATCCTGACCCCCTGGTTGCCCTGCAAATGCTGCGCTACATGGTGCGTATCTGGGAACGGCAGGAAAAGGAAAAGGAACCGCTGTCCGCCATCATTCCGCTCGTTCTCTATCACGGCGAAAGGGCGTGGACAGCGTCAACCGAGTTTCTGGCGCTGCTGGATGCGCCGGAAGCGTTATGGCCTTATCTGCCATCATTTCGCTACCATCTCACGGACCTCTCTTTTCTCTCTGATGAAACCATCCGCGGCGACCTCTGGCTGCGGGTGATTCTGGCGACGCTGCGGGCGGTGTTTGACCCACGGCTGTCGGGACAGTTGAGTACTTTGATGGAACTGGTCTTTCAACTGGCGCGGCAAGAAAAGGGGTTGGAGTTTATCCACACGATCCTGTATTATTTGAGCACGGCGACAGAAAAAGTAAGCCGCGAAGCCTTGCAACAGGCCGTTGCGCGGCAGGGCAAAGAAGGAGAAAGGACAATGACTACCATTGCGCAGCAAATCCGGCAAGAAGGATTGCAGGAAGGGTTGCAGGAAGGATTGCAGGAAGGATTGCAGGAAGGATTGCGGCAAGGTTCGCAGCATAACCTGATTAATGTATTGGATGCCCGCTTTGGGCATGTCCCACCAGCCATCAGCCAGCGCATTGAGCAGATCACGGACATTCCCACCCTGCAGCAGCTACTGCGCCAGGCGGCGACCCTTGATTCATTGGAGGCGTTTGCGGAACTGTTGCCGGCAGAGTAA
- a CDS encoding HD domain-containing protein, which produces MRQPQDWEPLFQQFLARQMSADAAHDIHHVRRVVANAMQLTAATGANAAVVFPAAWLHDCVVVPKSSPQRAQASRLAAAAAGAFLRAQGYGLANVADIEHAIAAHSFSAGISPRTLEAQIVQDADRLDALGAIGIARCIQVGTAAARPLYHAADPFCHTRQPDDNAATVDHFYTKLLRLADAMQTEAGRAEARRRTTFMLAFLEQLASEIDPVES; this is translated from the coding sequence ATGCGCCAACCACAGGATTGGGAGCCCCTTTTCCAGCAGTTTCTCGCCCGCCAAATGAGTGCTGATGCCGCCCACGACATCCACCACGTCCGCCGCGTCGTCGCCAACGCCATGCAGTTGACGGCAGCCACGGGTGCAAACGCCGCCGTCGTCTTTCCCGCCGCCTGGCTGCACGACTGCGTGGTCGTGCCCAAATCCTCGCCCCAGCGGGCGCAGGCTTCTCGTTTGGCCGCCGCCGCAGCAGGCGCATTCCTGCGGGCGCAGGGGTATGGGCTGGCGAATGTGGCCGACATCGAACACGCCATTGCCGCTCACAGCTTTTCTGCCGGCATTTCCCCCCGCACCCTAGAAGCCCAAATCGTCCAGGACGCCGACCGGCTTGATGCGCTGGGAGCCATTGGCATCGCCCGCTGTATCCAGGTGGGAACCGCCGCCGCCCGTCCCCTGTACCATGCCGCCGACCCCTTTTGCCACACCCGTCAGCCCGACGACAACGCCGCCACCGTGGACCATTTCTACACCAAGCTGTTGCGCCTGGCGGACGCCATGCAGACAGAGGCGGGCCGCGCCGAAGCCCGGCGCCGCACCACCTTCATGTTGGCCTTCCTGGAACAGTTGGCCTCGGAAATTGACCCTGTGGAGAGTTGA
- a CDS encoding DUF4268 domain-containing protein, giving the protein MLIPIERLLAGRARPLCIHGNQTVRDALALMLQHNYSQLPVVNADGKLMGIISEQGINRTLYHIDARIPLLDYPLFHCLERVTAVPLETDAFDVLNWLEKTLTIVVVDDTRIPLGILTAFDLTLFFRDISEGLVLVEDVEVMLRQLIDQALPHEPERQEAMQNALKNYFKNGTEELPCLEQLTFNDYIKLIGNNKNWSYFEATLQSKELFRIYMEQVRDIRNQLVHFRGQLDAVQRDALQRARAWLVNRFEAVPDVPRPLVVAESAADYQVDTGGGKYSSLTTWLQGLNREPGERVQQAFSRVEALMGMELPASARHYRSWWGNDPTRGQQAEAWLRAGWKVAHVDFTHETVTFQREDTVLYQLFFAGLLTEFKRLRPDLIHTPRAYPQPWWHFEAGGPGFAFGWRFTPARTLRTELVIALGTWHTSERAFERLLSQQADVEGELGRALVWERLPSQAKCRVALESGATLADPSLHEWGLTTLLRFVQVFRPRLAALLPEPGSEETPDEAAWRLGDTKA; this is encoded by the coding sequence ATGCTGATTCCAATTGAACGTCTTCTGGCTGGGCGTGCCCGACCGCTATGTATTCATGGTAATCAAACGGTGCGGGATGCGCTGGCGTTGATGTTGCAGCACAATTACAGTCAGTTACCGGTCGTCAACGCTGACGGCAAGTTGATGGGCATCATTTCCGAACAGGGGATCAACCGCACCTTGTACCACATTGATGCGCGCATCCCGCTGTTGGATTATCCCCTGTTTCACTGCCTGGAACGGGTCACCGCCGTGCCGCTGGAAACCGACGCCTTTGACGTCCTGAACTGGCTGGAAAAGACGCTCACAATTGTGGTGGTGGACGATACCAGAATCCCACTGGGGATTTTGACAGCCTTTGACCTGACGCTCTTCTTCCGCGACATTTCCGAAGGGTTGGTGCTGGTCGAAGATGTGGAAGTGATGCTGCGGCAGCTTATCGACCAGGCGCTGCCCCATGAACCAGAGCGGCAGGAGGCCATGCAAAACGCCCTGAAGAACTACTTCAAGAACGGCACGGAAGAGCTGCCTTGCCTGGAGCAGCTAACGTTTAACGATTACATCAAGCTCATTGGCAACAACAAGAACTGGTCATACTTTGAGGCTACGCTGCAATCGAAAGAGTTGTTCCGCATTTACATGGAACAGGTGCGGGATATTCGCAATCAACTGGTCCACTTTCGCGGACAATTGGATGCGGTGCAGCGGGATGCGCTGCAGCGGGCGCGCGCCTGGTTGGTGAACCGCTTTGAGGCTGTGCCAGACGTGCCCAGGCCCCTGGTCGTGGCTGAAAGCGCGGCTGATTACCAGGTGGACACAGGTGGGGGTAAATACAGCAGCTTGACCACGTGGCTACAAGGGCTGAACAGGGAGCCAGGAGAGCGCGTGCAGCAGGCGTTTTCCCGCGTGGAGGCGTTGATGGGGATGGAATTGCCGGCATCCGCGCGCCATTACCGCTCCTGGTGGGGGAACGATCCCACCCGGGGGCAACAGGCGGAAGCATGGCTGCGGGCCGGGTGGAAGGTGGCGCATGTGGATTTCACCCACGAAACCGTCACGTTTCAGCGCGAAGACACCGTTTTGTATCAACTGTTCTTTGCCGGCCTGCTTACAGAGTTCAAGCGGCTACGGCCTGACCTGATACACACCCCCCGCGCCTACCCTCAGCCCTGGTGGCACTTCGAGGCAGGCGGGCCGGGGTTTGCTTTTGGTTGGCGGTTCACGCCCGCCCGCACCTTGCGCACCGAACTGGTGATTGCCCTGGGCACATGGCACACCAGTGAACGCGCCTTTGAGCGGCTGCTGTCGCAACAGGCCGACGTAGAGGGGGAACTGGGCCGCGCACTTGTGTGGGAGCGGCTGCCGTCCCAGGCGAAATGTCGCGTGGCCCTGGAATCCGGGGCCACGCTGGCCGATCCGTCTCTGCACGAATGGGGGCTGACCACCCTCCTGCGCTTCGTGCAGGTCTTCCGGCCCCGCCTGGCTGCCCTCCTACCAGAGCCAGGCAGCGAAGAGACCCCTGACGAGGCGGCCTGGCGACTCGGCGATACAAAAGCATAA
- the dnaX gene encoding DNA polymerase III subunit gamma/tau, with translation MSQALYRKWRPARFDEVVGQEHVTRTLQNGVASDRVGHAFLFSGPRGTGKTTTARLLAKAVNCRHSDPAQRPCNTCHICRAVNEGRFLDLIEIDAASNTGVDDIRDLRDKINFSPNEGRFKVYIIDEVHMLSTAAFNALLKTLEEPPPHAKFVLATTEEHKVPATIKSRCQVFHFRLLTVSELTARLLWLAEKENLTIEPEALALIARQGAGSARDAESLLDQLVTAPGDTITLARAQKVLGTASLAMVSQLTEAWLSGDGTLGLQLIHDALAAGADTRQLARQMVAYLRAVLLLQASGETFDLEMPADTQQQMRAQAEKAARPALITAIKQYNEVASTVASGWQPQLPLELAFIEMLPEVGGPVARRAQPAAIPQPARPSPSPLTSQPEPASLPATETVPEPPARTEAAATPPPAPPATASPPAAASLTLVAITSHWPQAMTNVKKKNRNLGSLLTMCQPLAVENGTLILGFEYGTLKDKFDNTAQARDLVGDALSELTGVPCPIRTVLNSQYRPPAQVSKAEFDALAEELGGVVREIE, from the coding sequence ATGTCACAAGCCCTCTACCGCAAATGGCGACCGGCCCGATTCGACGAGGTGGTTGGTCAAGAACACGTCACCCGCACCCTGCAAAACGGGGTTGCTTCTGACCGTGTGGGACACGCTTTTCTATTTTCTGGACCACGCGGGACGGGCAAGACGACCACGGCGCGACTACTGGCAAAAGCCGTCAACTGCCGGCATTCCGATCCCGCCCAACGCCCCTGCAACACCTGCCACATCTGCCGCGCCGTCAACGAAGGCCGCTTCCTCGACCTGATCGAAATTGACGCCGCCTCCAACACCGGCGTGGACGACATCCGCGATCTGCGGGACAAAATCAACTTCTCGCCAAACGAAGGGCGCTTCAAGGTCTACATCATTGACGAAGTCCACATGCTCTCCACGGCGGCCTTCAACGCCCTCTTGAAGACGCTGGAGGAACCGCCGCCGCACGCCAAATTTGTGCTGGCAACCACGGAAGAGCATAAAGTGCCGGCAACCATCAAATCACGCTGCCAGGTCTTTCACTTCCGCCTGCTCACCGTGTCCGAACTGACAGCGCGGCTTCTGTGGCTGGCGGAAAAGGAAAACCTGACCATTGAACCGGAAGCGCTGGCCCTGATTGCCCGCCAGGGCGCGGGCAGCGCGCGCGACGCGGAAAGCCTGCTGGACCAGTTGGTGACGGCGCCCGGCGACACGATCACGCTGGCGCGGGCGCAAAAGGTGCTGGGCACGGCTTCCCTGGCGATGGTGTCCCAACTGACGGAGGCGTGGCTATCCGGTGATGGGACGCTGGGGCTGCAACTGATTCATGATGCGCTGGCGGCGGGCGCGGATACGCGCCAATTGGCGCGGCAGATGGTGGCCTATCTACGTGCCGTGTTGCTGCTGCAGGCTTCCGGGGAGACGTTTGATTTGGAAATGCCGGCAGACACGCAACAACAAATGCGCGCACAGGCCGAAAAAGCCGCCCGCCCCGCCCTCATCACCGCCATCAAGCAGTACAACGAAGTTGCCAGCACGGTCGCCTCTGGTTGGCAGCCCCAACTCCCACTGGAACTGGCCTTCATTGAGATGCTGCCCGAAGTCGGCGGACCGGTGGCGCGGCGCGCCCAACCCGCCGCCATCCCCCAACCCGCGCGACCCAGCCCATCGCCGTTGACCAGCCAGCCCGAACCCGCGTCCCTCCCGGCCACGGAAACAGTCCCGGAACCACCTGCACGGACCGAAGCCGCGGCAACGCCTCCGCCCGCGCCGCCGGCGACGGCTTCTCCGCCTGCCGCCGCGTCGCTCACACTCGTCGCCATCACCAGCCACTGGCCCCAGGCCATGACCAACGTGAAGAAAAAGAACCGCAATCTTGGCTCACTACTGACCATGTGCCAACCCCTGGCAGTGGAAAACGGCACGCTCATTTTGGGCTTTGAATATGGCACACTCAAGGACAAATTCGACAACACGGCGCAGGCGCGCGATCTGGTTGGCGATGCCTTAAGCGAATTGACCGGCGTCCCTTGCCCGATACGCACCGTCCTCAACAGCCAATACCGGCCTCCCGCGCAGGTCAGCAAAGCGGAATTTGACGCACTGGCGGAGGAGCTTGGCGGCGTCGTGCGCGAGATTGAGTAG
- a CDS encoding YbaB/EbfC family nucleoid-associated protein produces the protein MLSQMQRMQEEMKSTQESLADEVVSVTAGGGAITVVITGHQRVQSIAIAEDLIDPEEKEMLQDMLVAAINSAIEQSQTLAAEKMEAITGGADLGGLGGLLGGM, from the coding sequence ATGCTGTCGCAAATGCAGCGGATGCAGGAAGAAATGAAATCCACGCAGGAATCGCTGGCGGACGAAGTCGTCAGCGTGACGGCCGGCGGCGGCGCCATAACGGTTGTCATCACCGGTCATCAGCGCGTGCAGTCCATCGCCATCGCCGAAGACCTGATCGACCCGGAAGAAAAGGAAATGTTGCAAGATATGCTCGTCGCGGCCATCAACAGTGCCATTGAGCAGTCGCAAACCCTGGCGGCGGAGAAGATGGAAGCGATCACCGGCGGCGCCGATCTGGGTGGATTGGGTGGCCTGCTCGGCGGCATGTGA